CCGCGCCGTCTCCACCAGCGAGAAGCCGCTTTCGCACCAGGCTCGGATCGTCTTTTCCAGCTCCGGCCAGTCGGATTTGCCGCGCAGATTGCCCGTCAAGGCCTTGATGAAACGGATGCGCACGGGCGCGTCGATGGTGGAGATCACGTCTTCCATGCGGAAATCGGCGATGCAGTACACGCCGGGACGCTGTTTGAACTTTTTGCCCAGCATCAGCGCCTTGCGGGCCTCCTGACAGCTGAACGACAGCGCCGCAACGCTGTGCGCCGGCGAGCCGATGCCGATGGCGGCTTTCAGCCCGTAGTCCTCGAGCCGGTCCAACAGACTCTGCGAGAGTCCGACGACTTGGGCAAGCGCCGCCTTTTCGTGCTGCGGGTCGGCGTGGTCGGCGTCCTTGACGGCATGGAGCGTGACGAAGCGGTTGTTGCCGCTGATGCTGGAGACAGTGCGAGGATGGGAGAAGATGCCGCGCATTTCCGCGAGGACGGCCTTCTTGATGTTGAGGATGCGCATCTCCACCTCCCCGTCCCGACATTCGCGCCGGACCTCCAGCGCGTAGCGGCCGAACTGATAGAGGTCGACGACGATGGGGATGTAGAACAGGCTCGGATCGTACCCGAGCTCGATGGCCCGCGACTGAAGCATGGTCTCGTTGCCGACGCCGGGGACGAAAGTCTCCAGATCGTGGATGAGGTCCTGCAAAATGCTCTCGCGGCTGCTGGAGTAAACGTAAAGCTCGCGCTCGCGCAGCAGGATCTCGATCTGCTTTTTGACGATCAGCCCGAACGGGCGCACTTCGTCCGGCACGCCCGTCAGCGCCATGGTGCCGACGGTGCGTCCGTTCAGGTTCTGGATCGGGAACGTGACGCCGGGGAGCGTGCCCCTGAATTGGCGCGCCTGCTCCCGCGTCGTCTCGGAGGCCGTGCCGGTGCGCACCACTTCGAGCGAAGCCTCGTGCAGCTGGCCGATGCGCTCACTCTGGCTGGCGCCGATAATCTTGCCGTCCACGTCGGTGATGATGAGGTTATGGCCGATGATCGCCGCTGTGGAAGAAGCGATCTCCTGAGCGCATTTTTGTATTAATGTCATCTCATCTATTTTGCTATTTTTCATCATTTCACCTCACCCTGTATGATTAATACGAATCTCCGGGCGTATTAACTCATGAAATCTGGTAATTTGCAACGGTTTTTTTTGTGAGAGCATTCTTTATCATTTCAAATAAGGCGAAGAACCATAAATAATATTCAACAAGCTGAGGAGGAATGCTTCTATGAGACTGGAACTTCGCAAAGCTCACGTGACCGGGCTTGAGTGGGGCAGTCCAACCCGCATGGAAAACGGCGTGCTCTACGTCGACAAAGCGGGCTTGATCGCGGCGCTGTCTGACGACGACCGTATCGAAAAATGGGACGTCGATCTGGCCCGTCCCGGCGAATCGGTGCGCATCATCCCCGTCAAGGACGTGATCGAGCCGCGCGTCAAGCTCGAAGGCGGCGAAAGCTATTTCGCTTCCGTGATCGGCCCCAACGACACGGCGGGTGAAGGCGCGACGTTCGTGCTCGACGGCGCCGGCGTGGTCACCGTCGGCCCGATCATGGGATTCCAGGAAGGCTTTATCGACATGAGCGGGCCCGCCGCCAAGTTCAGCCCGTTCGCGGGGCTGTTCAACGTGGTGCTGATCGCCCAGCCCGTCAAGGACCTGGAAAAGCATCAATACGAGGAAGCGATCCGCATCGGCGGCCTGAAAGCCGCCGTCTGGCTGGCCGACTGCTGCAAGGATGCGAAGATCGACGCCACGGAAGTTTTCGAAAAAGGCACGGTGGCCGAAGAGCTGAAAAAGTATCCCGACCTGCCGCCCGTTGTCCACCTCTGCATGTGCATCACGCAGGGACTGCTGCACGACACGTACGTGTACGGCGCCGACGTCAAGACCTGCCTGCCCACGCTGCTGCACCCCAACGAAGTGCTCGACGGCGCCATGGTCTCCGGCAACTGCGTGTCCGCCTGCGACAAGACCACGACCTGGCACCACCTGCACGACCCGGTGGTTTCCGAGCTGTACGCCCAGCACGGCAAGACCGTCAACTTCTTGGGCATGATCCCCACGCAGGAGTCGGTCGTCCTCGCCGGCAAGGAGCGCGCCTCGTCCTTCAACGCCCGCCTCTGCCGCGAGCTCGGCGCCAAGGGCGTGATCATCACCGAAGAGGGCTACGGCAATCCCGACAGCGACCTCTGCCTGAACGTCAACAAGTGCGAAGCGCTGGGCATGAGCACCGTGGTCATCGCCGACGAAGCCTCCGGCACCGACGGCGCCTCGCAGGGGCTGGCCGACGCCACACCGCAGATGACGGCCTTCGTCTCCTGCGGCAACGTCAACGAGATGCTCGAAGTGCCGGCCATGAAGAAAGTGATCGGCTTCATCGAGTCCATCGCCCACGTTTCCGGCGGCGCGGCCGAGAGCCTTCGTCCCGACGGTTCCATGTACGTCGAACTGCAGTCGATCATCGGCTCGACCTGCGAGACCGGCTTCAACAAGTCCGGCTCGCTCTGGGTGTAAGGAGGGGATCGGTCATGACGTTCCGCATCGTTCATTACATCAACCAGTTCTACGCCGGCATCGGCGGAGAAGAAATGGCCCACGTGCCGCCCGAAAAACGCGACGGCAAGGTCGGCCCCGGCGCCGCCCTTCAGGCAGAGCTGGGCAAAGAAGCCGAGATCGTCGGCACGGTGATCTGCGGCGACAACTACTTCAACGAACACAACGAAGAAGCCAAAAAGATTCTGCTCGAGATGATCGGCAGCTACAAGCCCGATCTGCTGATCGCCGGCCCGGCGTTCTTCGCCGGACGCTACGGCATGGCCTGCGGCGACATCTGCGCCGCCGTGCAGGACACGCTGGGCATTCCCGTCGTCACCGGCATGTATCCCGAGAATCCCGGCGCCGAGTCCTTCGCCAAGAAAGTCTTCATCGTCAAGACCGCCAACAGCGCCCGCGGCATCAAGGACGCGGCCAAATCCATGAGCTCGCTGGCGCTCAAGCTGCTCAAGAAGGAAACTCTCGGCCCCGCCGCCGACGAGAACTACATCAGCCGCGGCTTCCGACGCGTCTTCTTCCACGAGAAGAACGGCGCTCAGCGCGGCCTTGAGATGCTGCTCAAGAAGATGGCCGGCGAGCCGTTCCAGACCGAGTACGAGATGCCGACCTTCAAAAAGATCGAGCCCTGCGCTCCGGTCAAGGATCTCAAGCACGCCACCATCGCCCTGATCACCTCCGGCGGTATCGTTCCCAAGGGCAATCCCGACAAGATCCGCGTCTCTTCCGCGGAGTCTTACGGCCGCTACGACATCACCGGCCTCAACGACCTCACCCCCGAGAACTACGAGTCCATCCACGGCGGCTACGACACGCAGTGGGCCAACGCCAACCCCGATGTGGTGCTGCCGCTCGACGAGATGCGCGAGCTGGAGAAAGAGGGCAAGATCGGCAAGATCTACAAGTACGTGTACTGCACCACCGGCACCGGCACGGCCGTGGCCTGGGCCGAGAAGTTCGGCCAGGAGATCGGCCCGGAGCTGAAAGCCGCGGGCGTCGACGCCGCCATTCTCACCTCCACCTGAGGCTCCTGCACTCGATGCGGTGCATCGATGTCGCGTGAAATCGAGAAGGCCGCCGGCATCCCCGTCGTGCAGATCGCCACGATCGTGCCGATCATGATGACCGTCGGCTCCAACCGGATCGTCCCCGGCGTCGCCATCCCCCACCCCGTGGGCAAGCCCGAGCTGGGCGACGCGGAAGACAAAAAAGCCCGCCGCAAGCTGCTCGAAAAGGCGCTCGAGGCGATGGTCACGCCGATCGACACGCAGACGATCTTCAAGGCGTTCTAGGAGAAAGCATTTTCTCTGGCGATCCCGTACAAAACAACAGGCCGGCGGAACCTCGTCGGGTTCTGCCGGCCTTTTTGTCGCGCCGCAATAATGAATTTTTTCACGAACTGCGCTTCTTTGGATCATTCGTTGGAGGTTTGCTAAAGCTGTTTATGCCTTGATATGCAGCGACAATTTTTCGGAGGTCAGCGACTCATGATCATCACAAACAATCCCGACGTGCAGTCGGCACAGCTGGGCGAAACGCTTTTGGTGAGGGGGACGCCGCTGGATGTTCTGCAGGCCGTTTCCGATTACATGGAGAAAGGCTGGCATCTCGTCACGCATCCGCTGTCGGCGAACAACCGTCTCAACAAAAGCCCCTATCGCTCCGTCGTCCTGTCTGAAAAAAACTCATGGGAGGGCAGCGAACGGGACATACTCGACCGGGCGATCAGCCATTTGTCGCTGCAGGGATTTGACGATCCCGGGGACGCCGACGCCGATTACCGCTGGATCGACCTTGAACATCTGAAGACGGCTCTTTTCGAAGCGGCGAAGTTCCACCTGTGATCGAGCCTCCGCCGTGGGCGGGGAGCGAAACGGCCGGCCGTGAAACGCGGCCATGGATTATCGAAAGAGAAAGGAATGGATCATTATGGAAGAACAGAAACGAGACGGTTTTGGCAGTCGCATCGGCTTTATTCTCTCGGCCGCCGGATTCTCCATCGGCCTTGGCAACGTCTGGCGTTTTCCCTATTTGACCAGCAAGTTCGGCGGCGGCGCTTTCGTGCTGGCTTACGTGCTGATCTGCGTTTTCATCGGGCTGCCCCTGTTCCTGGGCGAGCTGAGCATCGGCCGCCGCATGAAGGCGACGCCCATCGTCGGTTTTGTCCGCGAGAAGAAGATCGGCTGGTCGCTGATCGGCTGGATCGGCGCCATTGCCTGCATCGTGCTGATGGCTTACTACACGGTTATCATCGGCTGGATGGTCCGCTACGCCGTCAAAGCCCTGAGCGGAGTTTTCGCCGGTTCAACCTTTGAGCAGACCAAAGTGATGTTCAACGATTTCATGAAAAACCCCTTCGAGCTGATCGCCTACACCGTCGTCGTCTTCGCCGCGCTCGGCATGGCGATCTCGCGCGGCGTCAAGGAAGGCGTCGAAAAGCTCTGCAAGTGGCTGCTGCCCATCCTCGGCGTCATGATCGTGACGCTGGCCGTCCGTTCGCTGACGCTGAGCCCCGTCGAGGGCGTCGGCAAGACCGCCATGGACGGCCTGAGATGGTATCTCAGCCCCGATTTCAGCCAGCTGGGCAATCCCGAAGTGTGGCTGTATGCCCTCGGGCAGAGCTTCTTCTCCATCGGCGTCGGCATCGCCACCGCCGTCGTGTACGGTTCCTACCGCAGCGACACCGACAACATGCCCAAGGACGCCGCCATGGTCGTGACCATGGATACCTCTTTCGCGCTGATCGCCGGCGTGGTCATCTTCCCGGCGCTGCTCGTCTACGGCGCCGATCCCAACTCCAGCGGCGTCGGCCTGGTCATGGAAGTCATGCCCGTCGTCTTCGGCAAGATGCCCATGGGGTCGTTCTGGGCTTCGCTGTTCTTCATCCTCGTCGCCGTCGCCGGCTACACCTCCGGCCTTGGATACCTCGAAGCTCCCGTGGCCTGCTTCGCCGATTTCTTCAAGGTGAAGCGCAGCAAGATGACCTGGATCGTCGTCTTCATCATGTTCGTGCTCAGCCTGCCCTGCGCCTATTCACTGAGCGAAGGGCACGGCTGGATGTCCACGTACCGGGTCCTCGGCAAGAGCATCTTCGACTTCGCCGATTACCTGTCGGGCAACGTGATGATGCCCGTCGACGCGCTGCTCGTTTCGCTCTACGTCTCCTTCGTGCTGAAGTTCAAGGGCTACATGGAAGAAGCGAACAAGGGCCTGAGCGAAAGCCACACCTGGAGAGTCAAGGACTGGTGGATGCCCTGGGTCACTTACGGCCTGCCCGTCGTCCTGATCGTGATCATGTACCGCAACGTGTTCTAGAAACAAAAAACGGCGGCGCGCACGCGCGTTTCCATGCCTTCGTTTCCGCCGCGCGGATCTTTCGCGACCCGCGCGGCGGATTATTTTACGCCGCAGACGTGCTACAATATCGCATAAAGTGGCGGATATCGCTTCTCTCTTCAATTTTGAAGCTGAGAAAGAAAGGTCTTTCGGCATGGAAAAGTGCGTTCAAGACGCGTTGTTGTTTTTTCTGCCCTTCGCCGCCGCCGGTTTTTTTCTCATAAAAAACCGGAAGCTCGGCTCGCTGGCGGTACTGCTCGGCTACGTCCTGGCGGCGGCGCAGGCGGTTTGCTGCAAGGTGCTGAACCGCAATCTCGACTACTTCATTTTCATGCGGCTCGACTGGGACATGCTGCGCATGGCGCCGGTCGTCATGGCGGCGACGAGCGCCGTCTTTATCGCGATCACGGCGCTGGTCCTGACCGCCGTCTGGCTGAACTGGACGGGGCGGCTGCGGCGCACTTCGCTCGAGAACCGTCGTTGGCCGCGCCGCTGCCTGCTGGCGCTTTGCGCGCTGGCGATCGCCTTTTCGCCCGTGACCTCGGTCTATCGGGAGATGCTGAACGTCCGGCGGCAGTTCGCGCGGGCCTCGGCCTGTTCCGAGGCGGAACTTTTCGCGGCGCTGGGAGCGCGGCGGCCACCTCTCGAAGAAGCCGACCTCGAGGCCGAAGCGGGAAGAAACGTCGTCGTCATCTACTGCGAATCGCTGGAGACCAATTTTTTGAACCGGGAAGACTTTCCCGCTTCGCTGCCCTGCCTGCACCGCCTCGCCGATTCCGGCTGGACGCTCTGGGACGATTACAAATGCGTCAGCGGCGCGACCTGGACCATCGGCGCGCTGTACGCGACGCAGACTTCGTTCCCCGCCTTTTTCGGCGGCGCCGGCGACGATATTTTCGACCGGCTGAAAAGCAGCCGCCTGCCGTCCTGTACGAAGGTGATGCGGCGGGCGGGCTACGACTGCCTGTTTCTGGCGGGATGCGAGCTCGGCTTCGGCGGCACGGGCGGCCTGATGAAAATGCTGGGCTACCGCGTCAAGGGGTTCCAGGACTTCGAAAAAGGCTGCGAAAAAACGGTCTGGGGCGCGCACGACGCCGACCTGTTCGAGCAGGCGAAGATCGAATACGCGCGTCTGGCCGCCGCCGGACGGCCGTTCAACCTGACGCTGCTGACGGTCGACACGCACTTTACGAAAGGGCTTCCCGACGCCCGCCTGAAGGACAAGGTGTCGCCCGCCGTGCCGCCCATGAGCCACGAGTACTGCGTAGCCTGCCTGGATTATCTGCTCGGCGATTTCGTCGACTTCGTCGGGAAACAGCCGGGCGGACGCGAAACGGCGGTGGTCATCCTCGGCGACCACCTGATGATGGGCAGCGAGAACAACACGCCGATCCTCACACGCCTGAAAAAACGCGCGCGCACGGTGGCGCTGTTGACGAACCGCCGCCCCGCGGGCAGAGACCCGCACGGCGAGATCGGCTTTTACAACATTCCCGGACTGATTCTCGATCTGGCCGAAATCAAGCATAACGCGCCGTTCCTCGACGATCTCGCGCCCAACCTTTCGCCGCGCGCGATCGAAACGCACAGCGCCGAACTGACCGCCCTCAACCTGCGCCTGACCGGCCGGGATGAGGCGGCGTCAGAGGCGGAATGAAAGACGCCGCGAAAGCGAGAAATCGGTGTTATTTCAACAACATGATTCGTGATCCGTTGAAAGCACGATGACGGAGGATAACGGAAGGAGCAAGATATCATGGAAGCGATTCTCGGCAACGTGATGGTCGACTGCAACGACGAAACGGGACTGCAAAATTTTTACGCCGAACTGCTGGGCTGGGAAAAGTGCGTGCTGTTCGAGCGGCCGGCGATCAGGAGTTCAGGCGGCATCGTCTTCTTGTTCATTCAGGAGGAAGATTACGTGCCGCCCGTGTGGCCGGAGGAAAAGGGGAAACAGCAGAAGCAGATGCACTTCGACTTTCAGGTGGAGGATCTGCCGGAGGCGGTGAAAAGGGCCGAGGCGTTGGGCGCGGTCAAAGCCACGGCG
This sequence is a window from Pyramidobacter sp. YE332. Protein-coding genes within it:
- a CDS encoding sugar diacid recognition domain-containing protein → MTLIQKCAQEIASSTAAIIGHNLIITDVDGKIIGASQSERIGQLHEASLEVVRTGTASETTREQARQFRGTLPGVTFPIQNLNGRTVGTMALTGVPDEVRPFGLIVKKQIEILLRERELYVYSSSRESILQDLIHDLETFVPGVGNETMLQSRAIELGYDPSLFYIPIVVDLYQFGRYALEVRRECRDGEVEMRILNIKKAVLAEMRGIFSHPRTVSSISGNNRFVTLHAVKDADHADPQHEKAALAQVVGLSQSLLDRLEDYGLKAAIGIGSPAHSVAALSFSCQEARKALMLGKKFKQRPGVYCIADFRMEDVISTIDAPVRIRFIKALTGNLRGKSDWPELEKTIRAWCESGFSLVETARRLHIHRNTLIYRLEKIKRLTGEDIHSFHACFNFYFALLLGQYSGPAAKESAVPPAEG
- a CDS encoding VOC family protein; the encoded protein is MEAILGNVMVDCNDETGLQNFYAELLGWEKCVLFERPAIRSSGGIVFLFIQEEDYVPPVWPEEKGKQQKQMHFDFQVEDLPEAVKRAEALGAVKATAQFGGAQFVTMVDPAGHPFCLCRK
- a CDS encoding GrdX family protein; the protein is MIITNNPDVQSAQLGETLLVRGTPLDVLQAVSDYMEKGWHLVTHPLSANNRLNKSPYRSVVLSEKNSWEGSERDILDRAISHLSLQGFDDPGDADADYRWIDLEHLKTALFEAAKFHL
- a CDS encoding sodium-dependent transporter; the protein is MEEQKRDGFGSRIGFILSAAGFSIGLGNVWRFPYLTSKFGGGAFVLAYVLICVFIGLPLFLGELSIGRRMKATPIVGFVREKKIGWSLIGWIGAIACIVLMAYYTVIIGWMVRYAVKALSGVFAGSTFEQTKVMFNDFMKNPFELIAYTVVVFAALGMAISRGVKEGVEKLCKWLLPILGVMIVTLAVRSLTLSPVEGVGKTAMDGLRWYLSPDFSQLGNPEVWLYALGQSFFSIGVGIATAVVYGSYRSDTDNMPKDAAMVVTMDTSFALIAGVVIFPALLVYGADPNSSGVGLVMEVMPVVFGKMPMGSFWASLFFILVAVAGYTSGLGYLEAPVACFADFFKVKRSKMTWIVVFIMFVLSLPCAYSLSEGHGWMSTYRVLGKSIFDFADYLSGNVMMPVDALLVSLYVSFVLKFKGYMEEANKGLSESHTWRVKDWWMPWVTYGLPVVLIVIMYRNVF
- a CDS encoding glycine/sarcosine/betaine reductase component B subunit; its protein translation is MRLELRKAHVTGLEWGSPTRMENGVLYVDKAGLIAALSDDDRIEKWDVDLARPGESVRIIPVKDVIEPRVKLEGGESYFASVIGPNDTAGEGATFVLDGAGVVTVGPIMGFQEGFIDMSGPAAKFSPFAGLFNVVLIAQPVKDLEKHQYEEAIRIGGLKAAVWLADCCKDAKIDATEVFEKGTVAEELKKYPDLPPVVHLCMCITQGLLHDTYVYGADVKTCLPTLLHPNEVLDGAMVSGNCVSACDKTTTWHHLHDPVVSELYAQHGKTVNFLGMIPTQESVVLAGKERASSFNARLCRELGAKGVIITEEGYGNPDSDLCLNVNKCEALGMSTVVIADEASGTDGASQGLADATPQMTAFVSCGNVNEMLEVPAMKKVIGFIESIAHVSGGAAESLRPDGSMYVELQSIIGSTCETGFNKSGSLWV
- a CDS encoding glycine/betaine/sarcosine/D-proline family reductase selenoprotein B, yielding MTFRIVHYINQFYAGIGGEEMAHVPPEKRDGKVGPGAALQAELGKEAEIVGTVICGDNYFNEHNEEAKKILLEMIGSYKPDLLIAGPAFFAGRYGMACGDICAAVQDTLGIPVVTGMYPENPGAESFAKKVFIVKTANSARGIKDAAKSMSSLALKLLKKETLGPAADENYISRGFRRVFFHEKNGAQRGLEMLLKKMAGEPFQTEYEMPTFKKIEPCAPVKDLKHATIALITSGGIVPKGNPDKIRVSSAESYGRYDITGLNDLTPENYESIHGGYDTQWANANPDVVLPLDEMRELEKEGKIGKIYKYVYCTTGTGTAVAWAEKFGQEIGPELKAAGVDAAILTSTUGSCTRCGASMSREIEKAAGIPVVQIATIVPIMMTVGSNRIVPGVAIPHPVGKPELGDAEDKKARRKLLEKALEAMVTPIDTQTIFKAF
- a CDS encoding LTA synthase family protein, translated to MEKCVQDALLFFLPFAAAGFFLIKNRKLGSLAVLLGYVLAAAQAVCCKVLNRNLDYFIFMRLDWDMLRMAPVVMAATSAVFIAITALVLTAVWLNWTGRLRRTSLENRRWPRRCLLALCALAIAFSPVTSVYREMLNVRRQFARASACSEAELFAALGARRPPLEEADLEAEAGRNVVVIYCESLETNFLNREDFPASLPCLHRLADSGWTLWDDYKCVSGATWTIGALYATQTSFPAFFGGAGDDIFDRLKSSRLPSCTKVMRRAGYDCLFLAGCELGFGGTGGLMKMLGYRVKGFQDFEKGCEKTVWGAHDADLFEQAKIEYARLAAAGRPFNLTLLTVDTHFTKGLPDARLKDKVSPAVPPMSHEYCVACLDYLLGDFVDFVGKQPGGRETAVVILGDHLMMGSENNTPILTRLKKRARTVALLTNRRPAGRDPHGEIGFYNIPGLILDLAEIKHNAPFLDDLAPNLSPRAIETHSAELTALNLRLTGRDEAASEAE